The Fundulus heteroclitus isolate FHET01 chromosome 13, MU-UCD_Fhet_4.1, whole genome shotgun sequence genome contains a region encoding:
- the lsm10 gene encoding U7 snRNA-associated Sm-like protein LSm10: protein MASEAAAPAAALADPASSSAAVSSIRERTIAENSLVVLLQGLQGEETTVDLRNESTARGRLLNVDAFMNVRLRDVVYRDRRGRSARLQDLFITGRNVRYVHIPDHVDILKTIQNQLAQIHRVRSFGSEGGGGRKEFSRTTK, encoded by the coding sequence ATGGCCTCCGAGGCGGCGGCGCCCGCGGCAGCGTTGGCGGACCCTGCGTCGTCCAGCGCGGCGGTGAGCTCCATCCGGGAGCGGACGATCGCAGAGAACAGcctggtggttctgctgcagggtcTGCAGGGGGAGGAGACCACCGTGGACCTGAGGAACGAGAGCACGGCGCGGGGCCGCCTGCTCAACGTGGACGCCTTCATGAACGTCCGCCTGCGGGACGTGGTGTACCGGGACCGGCGGGGACGGAGCGCCCGGCTGCAGGACCTGTTCATCACGGGCAGGAACGTGCGCTACGTGCACATCCCCGACCACGTGGACATCCTGAAGACCATCCAGAACCAGCTGGCCCAGATCCACAGAGTCCGCAGCTTTGGCAGCGAAGGCGGCGGCGGCAGGAAGGAGTTCAGCAGGACGACCAAATGA